The DNA region GGCGTGGAAGTTTGAAGTGAAGGGCGCTCCGGCGCTCGAAATTTATAAGCGATGAATATTCCATTTACCAAACTGCACGGAGCGGAGAACGATTTTCTGCTGACCTGGGGAGAAAAGGTCGCGGACGAAAACCTGCAGGACATGGCGCGACGCATCTGTGCGCGTGCGACCGGTATCGGCGGTGACGGTTGGATGCTGGTATGGCGCGACGGAGCCGGCCTGCGGACGCGGCTTTTCAATTCCGACGGGAGCGAAGCTGAAATTTCGGGCAATGGGACACGTTGCGCGGCGGCCTTCGGCCTCGTCCACGGTCTAAACGGACCGGAGATCGCTATCACCACCGGAGCCGGACGAAAGACGCTGCGGCTTATTTCCCAACACGGTCGTGAGTTCGTGTTTGAGATGGACATGGGCCTGCCGTATGAAGAAGAACGGTACGCGACGCTCGAGTTGGCCGGGAGAACCTGGCAAGCAACGATTCTGAATGTGGGAAATCCGCAGTGCGCGCTTTTTGTCGATGAGATACCCGAGGATTGGCGGGAGGTAGCGCGCCAAGCGGAAGCCCATTCGCGATTTCCGCATCGAACGAACGTCTCGGTAGTGAAAGTGGCGGCACGCCACGTCATAGAAACCTTGTTTTTTGAGCGGGGTGCGGGTGAAACAAGAAGTTCCGGGACAGGTTCTACTGGAGCGGCCGTCGCGGCCATTTTGCGGGGTAAGGTGGAGAGTCCTGTAGAGATAAGAACCCCGGCCGGGGCGCTCAATTTACGTTGGGATGATAGTGTTTACCTAACGGGCCCGGCCGAACTCGTCGGTGAAGGTAACTACTTTGTCGATTTCTGAAAATATCGATCGAATGGCGGAGCCGCAAGTGGCCGCCGAGCTTAAGAAGCGAATTGCCAATAGAACAGCCCGCGTCGGTGTCCTTGGCTTGGGATACGTAGGATTGCCACTGGCGGTTGAATTTGCTCGCGCCGGCTTCGACGTAACCGGGATTGATGTACAGAAGTCGAAGGTCGATCAGTTCAACGGCGGGCATTCCTACATAAAAGACGTCAAAGATAATGTATTCGAACCGTTGGTGCGGAGTGGCAAGCTGCGCGCGACAAGCGATTTTTCGGTGATCCGCGACTTGGACACGGTTGACATTTGTGTCCCAACCCCGCTGCGCAAGACAAAAGATCCGGACATGAGCTACGTTGTTTCGGCAACGGATGCGATTGCCGAATACATCCATCCGGGTCTGCTGGTCATGCTCGAATCCACTACCTATCCCGGCACGACGGATGAATTGCTCCTGCCCAAGCTGGCAAACTCGGGCCTCGAGGTTGGCAAGGACTTTTTTCTATGCTTCTCGCCGGAGCGCGTGGATCCCGGCAATCCCAAATTCCAAACCTCGAACATTCCCAAGGTGGTTGGCGGGATTACGGCGGCATGCACGGAAATTGGTGCGCTGTTTTACGCTCAGGCGCTCGATAAGGTGGTTCCGGTCAGCTCGACGCGCGTTGCCGAGATGGTCAAGCTGCTCGAAAATACTTTCCGCATGATCAACATCGGCCTGGCGAATGAGATGGCGCTGATGTGTTCGCGCATGAATATCGACGTGTGGGAAGTCATTGACGCGGCGGCGACCAAGCCCTTTGGCTTTATGCCCTTTTATCCGGGGCCGGGACTGGGCGGGCATTGCATTCCGATCGATCCTTTCTACTTGTCTTGGAAGAGTAAGGAAGCCGGAATTGAAGCGCGGTTCATTGAACTCGCCGGTTATATCAACGGCCGGATGCCGGAATTCGTTGTGGAGAAGATTCAGAACGCGCTCAACGATTTTGCCAAGTCCGTGCGCGGCTCGCATGTGCACGTGCTGGGGATTGCTTATAAGCGGAATATTGACGATGTGCGCGAATCGCCCGCGCTGGATATCATGCTGCTGCTCGAGCGGCTGGGCGCTCGAGTGACATTCTCCGATCCGTACGTGCGCCGTATCCAGACCAACAGCGGTTACCTGGACGCGCAAGAGACGCTCGCGTCGGTTGAGGCGGCGGATTGCGTAGTGATCGTAACCGATCACAGCGCCGTCGACTACACGGGTGTGGTGGAGCGCAGCAAACTGATTGTCGATACCCGGAATGCTCTAAAAGGATTCCGATCGCCCAAAATCGTTCGGCTATGAGTCGCCGTCCTCCGGCGCTTCGCTTTCCAGCCCCATTTGCGATAGACGGTAGCGCAAGGCGTTTCGAGTAAGCCCCAGCGAGCGGGCAGCTTGGCTCTTGTTTCCGTTGGCCCTCCGTAAGGCCTCGCGGATCATCATCTGTTCCCAGTGTTCCAGCGTCTCGCCCTCGGGCAGCAGCGGCACTTGTTGCGATGCGGCAGACGCTGTGGACCCACGCGGGGCTTCAATACGAATGTCGGCTGCTTCGAGCGTTTCGCCGCCGGCGAGAACAAGGCTGCGCTCAATCGTATTTTCCAGTTCCCGCACGTTGCCCGGCCACGCGTGTTCGAGCAATCGATCGATCGCGCCCGGAGCGATCTCTTTCGCGGAGCTACCTAATTCTTTCGAGAGCTTTTTTACAAAATGGATCGCGAGGAACGGAATATCGCCCTTACGCTCGCGTAACGCCGGAATATTGATGGGGACCACGTTCAGCCGGTAATACAGATCCTCACGGAAACGCCCCTGCTCGAGCGCCTCGCGAAGATCGACGTTGGTC from Terriglobia bacterium includes:
- the dapF gene encoding diaminopimelate epimerase, with product MNIPFTKLHGAENDFLLTWGEKVADENLQDMARRICARATGIGGDGWMLVWRDGAGLRTRLFNSDGSEAEISGNGTRCAAAFGLVHGLNGPEIAITTGAGRKTLRLISQHGREFVFEMDMGLPYEEERYATLELAGRTWQATILNVGNPQCALFVDEIPEDWREVARQAEAHSRFPHRTNVSVVKVAARHVIETLFFERGAGETRSSGTGSTGAAVAAILRGKVESPVEIRTPAGALNLRWDDSVYLTGPAELVGEGNYFVDF
- a CDS encoding nucleotide sugar dehydrogenase, which translates into the protein MAEPQVAAELKKRIANRTARVGVLGLGYVGLPLAVEFARAGFDVTGIDVQKSKVDQFNGGHSYIKDVKDNVFEPLVRSGKLRATSDFSVIRDLDTVDICVPTPLRKTKDPDMSYVVSATDAIAEYIHPGLLVMLESTTYPGTTDELLLPKLANSGLEVGKDFFLCFSPERVDPGNPKFQTSNIPKVVGGITAACTEIGALFYAQALDKVVPVSSTRVAEMVKLLENTFRMINIGLANEMALMCSRMNIDVWEVIDAAATKPFGFMPFYPGPGLGGHCIPIDPFYLSWKSKEAGIEARFIELAGYINGRMPEFVVEKIQNALNDFAKSVRGSHVHVLGIAYKRNIDDVRESPALDIMLLLERLGARVTFSDPYVRRIQTNSGYLDAQETLASVEAADCVVIVTDHSAVDYTGVVERSKLIVDTRNALKGFRSPKIVRL
- a CDS encoding sigma-54 dependent transcriptional regulator, with amino-acid sequence MAVQSLRDENRRMREELDDRYQFDNIVGRSAGMREIFQTVERVAPTRATVLLAGESGVGKDMIARAIHHHSPRKNHAFVKINCTAIPENLMESELFGYEKGAFTGANATKPGKFEQADQGTVFLDEIGDVPGNIQVKLLRILQERQFERLGSNTTRNVDVRVVAATNVDLREALEQGRFREDLYYRLNVVPINIPALRERKGDIPFLAIHFVKKLSKELGSSAKEIAPGAIDRLLEHAWPGNVRELENTIERSLVLAGGETLEAADIRIEAPRGSTASAASQQVPLLPEGETLEHWEQMMIREALRRANGNKSQAARSLGLTRNALRYRLSQMGLESEAPEDGDS